One genomic window of Halictus rubicundus isolate RS-2024b chromosome 12, iyHalRubi1_principal, whole genome shotgun sequence includes the following:
- the Cno gene encoding adherens junction formation factor afadin isoform X6, with the protein MERNRLQFVDFGVRRYEDERLPFLLELNPDGSDVPHGAGTRHRLQPNVTEVGSERPVGPQAVQAQTLTLTGPTVMARHCVIAFTENIVTLTPCSRDAHTYVNNQRIHQTTILQNGAIVKFGRLHTFRFIDPAPEERMRQRHDSGRQIEYGYERRSPDLTIQETNAERYGSVSGTPNGGQIQAQGQPSQDQSSSHSCSRNKSTPISATAAVCLPRSPNPAPESTHNYETTFDLDGNVETASLTSSRDGNRQLQNERQPRGTDPILPAVLEFLEETEETFFHAVITDVEPSAPQFKLAPTYTLYLAARYRASTHYRPELQPTERAHRLTVMLGNVAGTIHRVIQERYMDASSLALWLANGSELLHMLKNDRHVGAFSTRAQDILTEAVHEAFASLVRCISLELAPAMSQFMADADEPAKEAGVLQIFSSTMALLRRCRVNAALTIQLFSHLFHTINATAFNALVSNANLCVRWFGRRLKARLNALETWAERQGLELASQCHLATIMQATHLLQAPKYNAEELATLSSTCFKLNSLQVRALLQKYQPAADEPRLPAELIENVVRVTEGVADTLARADGREIRLEEEPTLGLALLLPEDGYSCEVIRGVPPGLAEFLAPLQRDGLCRMAAQPTSSGYWTIYMIDHYNNFRSPSAMSNRSGGYACNAGSASIQPEIHVIKLHKSTNGMGLSIVAAKGAGQDRLGIYIKSVVAGGAADADGRLTAGDQLLKVDGQSLVGITQEKAAEYLVRTGPIVNLEVAKQGAIYHGLATLLSQPSPVMTRAVHKIRPRSEHLESSEVQEANELQSTSHSMGNLLSVPRHPVDSGTRSIDEMPRPGAILSPRFEVEVGEFDPRSRVPPHGDISARIVDAISIKCSLRGEGKDSVAGTASRPTRIADATPSWPMRADPLLRVDNSRGLIDSNVSNVSCGERVHSDNRVPTSADVTLSMQDSNRFSVGESTFSETFSLDSIPYIDQKVEPLSDEPLELDQLDRLVQLDELDELDEFDELDEHHVGCETSCSQGIDGGGGGGGGGGDSILRVCSVESLSRAQFTVEDHVETNGATASTCQRTNKQPRELENAAQGNEGDSPKGTNKTESRERETKTGMQASVVPKMFTTIPELNLDLSGLDSDNSSDVSNYDKRWQSPEEVRLGYGRVAALARHFSKLGNAGLVETVGGRLAGARRKFASEPNFVSPEVYEIRSKHRFPVVDKEYLSELNLRRRTDECAASDEANCSLRYHSRGLPVAGKRFESAYELSTTTHMEHAEPTEHTESITPPLRRNRRQADKRDKLSLSEQRRVIEQLERMSNLDDATGLVGPLNGNEFASSTDRIDEHHLVRKDAVKINSVESRLSKRLSRSYPTLGKSIFMTNRRNKLEKRSRSNDNNDDDDDDNDDDDDDDKNKNERSKWIDKALLCTDDEIGTRTPEIKNVCSAESYQAEKESNSDDNKSDEALSVSHETEANESIAYRRTVCSSLGRFSVQVDSLLRPRRMSERDLPSRLGRDAAAPQQQMHTSKSVPALHNVGTEGKQQHEVFNPGYSRASSSNSVTPPVAQPPSMMAINGSTSLRSRSSHNLHDPIRIGTLPPSGLVSRQQSSPNLNPCQTTGNNGNSNAIGSAASATLQSNEAERFYQNLSVYRNHDPSSKQRCSPSQLLDERNTLQLQKSSRGSQSSLNRPNTFETGQPRDRPISAYASQAQQQSFLGTQSQQQAGGPPPRSQSSRDIIRQEAKLQEMQEEVRRRELRGGVSVSASSTVPASVSVSVPVSSPSSTSTSTSAPTPVPVPASVPVPLPVPVPVPGTIAQYRPAAYNVKSTVTAQATNMTTRPIKSIGSSPNLGTNPSVGMAPAIMSPTTGHAARQNAGSIYGYMDSQYGQYVAQYGKSPPAHQHPHQHPYQHQHQHQLQHQHQHQHQHQFQHPHQHQHQLQSQHQHQHQHQHQHQHQGTQQTNMGHVQYGTPPFRGKTDSVRLQANGGMPSFDYGKDSSNNQETSRAYADQNRHFMVGSQYYLNDSSDLRNDQYSGDNDMHRSQTVPEGNNSVQTNEVVPLRPALPEEGFGESPPPPPPNASTHPLYNKQSDSRYTASMQDPPRGGYYPANGTAGTMLQPRQYQYSATNPWQREEREKEQARRREAARQWRDQQIAELSALPHRTSQQEEQLRALQLERDFQKRAEEAANQQDDDEESNDLDAESIQRVQGLLRAANIQDRNNLQEQQSPNSSKANVPVQPVRGNHGLQPLGTPMHPATAISPHPAVAQQPSQSVSGISSQMSLQENSGLQFPQNHQREQTNQSQNHLAQMPMSSLIHMAATHKTSSLAEDRESQRRQDELKRKQIEFDETLKKKEEDAKQQQQLQQMHHHHQQQQQQQQQQQQHSQSQHKTQQQPLHPSILRLENLVINGPNVSSNQNGNNEAPLPPERGSSYAIMSQQGTLRSNNVNATSMISLATHMQQPTSIKRVSFHDSNANMETSMQRNVSSGNVIGAAASTTMDIIVEDPNNFLNDAENLLASPKSCEGSGVPLPGGTPGVIGAQEVYKDPRQRRLAEKQKQQQNSQVGPVPEKLSFKEKMKMFAMETGEDGTPRDKVKISRAQREIDNIGNSTTMNSNNSCSNSNGNNNNNNGSGNPTIVNNNRN; encoded by the exons ATGGAACGAAATCGATTACAG TTTGTGGATTTCGGTGTTCGTAGGTACGAGGACGAAAGATTGCCGTTCTTGTTGGAACTGAATCCGGATGGCAGCGACGTTCCGCACGGGGCAGGAACTCGGCATCGGTTGCAGCCTAACGTGACCGAGGTGGGTTCGGAAAGACCGGTAGGTCCGCAAGCGGTTCAAGCGCAGACCCTCACTCTGACCGGACCCACTGTTATGGCGAGGCATTGCGTGATCGCTTTTACCGAAAACATCGTTACTTTGACGCCTTGTTCCAGAGACGCTCACACTTATGTGAACAATCAGAGGATACATCAGACAACGATACTTCAG AACGGCGCGATCGTTAAGTTTGGCAGATTGCATACATTCCGGTTCATCGACCCAGCTCCCGAGGAACGAATGAGGCAACGCCATGATTCCGGACGGCAGATTGAATACGGTTACGAACG ACGATCCCCAGACTTGACCATCCAAGAGACGAACGCGGAAAGATACGGGTCGGTGTCCGGCACTCCTAATGGCGGGCAGATACAAGCGCAAGGCCAACCGAGTCAAGATCAATCTTCGTCGCATTCGTGTAGTCGGAACAAGTCGACGCCGATTTCGGCCACTGCTGCTGTCTGTCTTCCCCGAAGTCCGAATCCTGCTCCGGAATCGACGCACAATTACGAAACCACGTTCGATCTTGACGGAAACGTCGAGACCGCCAGTCTCACTAGCAGCAGGGACGGTAACAG ACAACTGCAAAACGAGCGACAACCGCGCGGAACGGACCCGATTCTACCAGCGGTTTTGGAGTTTCTCGAGGAAACGGAGGAAACGTTCTTCCATGCTGTGATCACGGACGTGGAACCGTCGGCGCCTCAGTTCAAACTGGCTCCAACGTATACGCTTTACCTGGCTGCGAGGTATCGCGCGAGCACGCATTATAGGCCGGAGTTGCAGCCGACGGAGAGAGCGCACAGGCTAACGGTGATGCTGGGGAACGTGGCCGGTACGATACATCGAGTAATCCAG GAACGGTACATGGACGCGTCGTCGTTGGCCCTGTGGCTGGCAAACGGCTCGGAGCTGTTGCACATGCTGAAGAACGATCGTCACGTCGGAGCGTTCTCGACGAGAGCCCAAGACATTTTGACGGAAGCGGTTCACGAAGCGTTCGCGTCGTTGGTGCGATGCATCTCTCTCGAACTCGCCCCGGCGATGTCGCAGTTTATGGCCGACGCCGACGAACCCGCCAAAGAAGCCGGAGTTTTGCAGATATTCTCGAGCACGATGGCCCTGTTGAGACGGTGCAGAGTGAACGCCGCCCTGACCATTCAATTGTTCAGCCATCTGTTCCACACGATCAACGCAACCGCGTTCAACGCTCTGGTCTCGAACGCGAACTTGTGCGTAAGATGGTTCGGTCGCCGACTCAAAGCGAGATTGAACGCTCTCGAGACTTGGGCCGAGAGGCAGGGCCTCGAGCTTGCGAGTCAGTGTCACTTGGCGACGATCATGCAAGCGACTCATCTTCTCCAAGCGCCGAAATATAACGCGGAGGAGCTCGCTACCTTGAGCTCGACCTGCTTTAAGCTAAATTCTCTTCAAGTCAGGGCGTTGTTGCAAAAATATCAGCCAGCCGCGGACGAGCCGAGGCTTCCGGCAGAGTTGATCGAAAACGTAGTCAGA GTGACCGAAGGCGTAGCCGACACGCTCGCGCGCGCCGATGGCAGAGAGATCAGGCTAGAGGAGGAACCTACGCTAGGGTTGGCCCTTCTTCTGCCCGAGGATGGATACAGTTGCGAGGTGATTCGAGGTGTACCGCCAGGGCTTGCCGAGTTTTTGGCGCCCTTGCAACGGGACGGTTTGTGCCGGATGGCGGCTCAGCCTACCAGTAGCGGATATTGGACCATATACATGATCGATCACTACAACAAC TTTCGCAGTCCGAGCGCAATGAGCAACCGATCGGGCGGCTATGCCTGCAACGCGGGCTCCGCTTCGATTCAACCAGAGATTCACGTGATCAAGTTGCACAAATCCACCAACGGAATGGGCTTGAGCATCGTCGCGGCGAAG GGTGCCGGTCAAGACAGACTCGGAATATACATAAAGAGCGTTGTTGCAGGTGGTGCGGCCGATGCT GACGGTAGGTTAACGGCTGGCGATCAGTTGTTAAAGGTTGACGGCCAGAGCTTGGTCGGAATCACTCAAGAAAA AGCTGCCGAATACTTGGTGCGCACCGGCCCGATAGTAAACCTCGAAGTTGCCAAGCAAGGTGCCATATACCATGGACTGGCCACACTATTGTCGCAGCCCTCACCCGTTATGACCAGAG CAGTGCACAAGATCCGACCCAGGTCAGAACATTTGGAATCGTCGGAGGTTCAGGAAGCGAACGAGCTGCAGTCCACGTCGCATTCGATGGGTAATTTGTTGAGCGTGCCAAGACACCCTGTCGATTCGGGGACACGTTCGATCGACGAAATGCCAAGACCAGGTGCGATTCTCTCTCCGCGTTTCGAGGTCGAAGTAGGCGAGTTCGATCCGCGTTCGCGCGTTCCTCCACACGGCGATATCTCGGCTCGGATAGTCGACGCGATATCGATCAAATGTTCGCTACGGGGAGAAGGAAAAGATTCGGTAGCCGGTACGGCATCGCGGCCGACTCGAATCGCCGATGCTACTCCATCTTGGCCGATGCGAGCTGATCCCCTCCTCCGGGTGGATAATTCGCGCGGTCTAATCGATTCGAACGTTTCGAACGTTTCCTGTGGCGAACGTGTACACTCTGATAACCGCGTACCGACTTCTGCGGACGTAACTTTGTCGATGCAAGATTCAAATAGATTTTCGGTTGGTGAAAGCACGTTCAGCGAAACTTTTTCTCTCGATTCCATACCCTATATCGATCAGAAGGTCGAACCTTTGTCCGATGAACCGCTCGAATTGGATCAATTGGATCGACTCGTACAACTTGACGAATTGGATGAATTGGACGAATTCGACGAACTGGATGAACACCATGTTGGTTGCGAAACCAGCTGTAGTCAGGGGattgatggtggtggtggtggtggtggcggtggtggcGATAGTATTTTGCGAGTCTGTTCCGTCGAGTCATTGAGTCGAGCTCAGTTCACCGTCGAAGATCATGTCGAAACTAACGGCGCGACCGCATCGACTTGTCAAAGAACGAACAAACAACCCCGTGAACTAGAGAACGCGGCACAGGGGAATGAAGGGGACTCTCCGAAGGGTACGAACAAGACGGAATCGAGGGAACGTGAAACGAAGACGGGGATGCAAGCTTCCGTGGTTCCCAAGATGTTTACAACGATCCCAGAATTGAATCTGGATTTGTCTGGCTTGGACAGCGACAATTCGAGCGATGTGTCGAACTACGACAAGCGTTGGCAATCACCGGAGGAAGTACGTCTTGGATATGGCAGGGTCGCAGCTTTGGCTAGACATTTTTCGAAGCTCGGTAACGCCGGATTGGTTGAAACGGTTGGCGGAAGGTTGGCCGGAGCTCGCAGAAAATTCGCCTCCGAACCAAATTTCGTTTCGCCCGAAGTCTACGAAATACGTTCGAAACACCGATTCCCCGTGGTCGACAAAGAATATTTGTCCGAACTGAATTTGAGACGAAGAACGGACGAGTGTGCGGCGAGCGACGAGGCGAATTGCAGTTTGCGTTACCACTCGCGGGGCTTGCCCGTCGCAGGGAAACGATTTGAGAGCGCGTACGAGCTTTCGACGACGACGCACATGGAACACGCTGAACCTACGGAACACACGGAATCGATAACTCCCCCTCTTCGTCGAAATCGGAGGCAAGCCGATAAAAGAGATAAGTTGTCGTTGTCCGAGCAACGACGAGTAATAGAGCAGCTCGAGAGAATGTCTAATCTCGACGACGCGACTGGCTTGGTTGGTCCGTTGAATGGAAATGAATTCGCATCTTCCACCGATAGAATCGACGAGCATCATCTCGTTCGAAAGGACGCCGTGAAAATCAACTCGGTCGAGTCTCGATTGTCCAAGCGATTGTCTAGGTCCTATCCGACATTGGGGAAATCGATTTTCATGACAAACAGAAGAAACAAATTGGAAAAACGTTCGCGTTCCAAcgacaacaacgacgacgacgacgacgacaacgacgacgatgacgacgacgacaaaaacaaaaatgaacGAAGCAAATGGATCGATAAAGCTCTGTTATGCACTGATGATGAGATCGGAACACGTACaccagaaataaaaaatgtttgttcgGCTGAATCCTACCAGGCTGAGAAAGAATCGAACAGCGACGACAACAAATCCGATGAAGCGTTGTCGGTGAGCCACGAAACAGAGGCAAACGAGTCCATCGCGTATCGACGGACAGTTTGCAGTTCGCTAGGTCGATTTTCTGTGCAAGTCGATTCTCTTTTAC GACCTCGTCGCATGAGTGAACGAGATTTACCGTCACGGCTTGGACGCGACGCCGCTGCTCCTCAGCAGCAAATGCATACCAGCAAATCCGTACCAGCGTTGCACA ACGTTGGCACCGAAGGAAAGCAACAACACGAGGTATTCAATCCCGGCTACAGTAGAGCATCGTCCAGCAACAGCGTTACACCACCGGTTGCGCAACCTCCCTCGATGATGGCGATTAATGGTTCGACGTCGCTGCGTTCTCG CTCGAGCCACAACTTGCACGATCCGATACGAATCGGAACATTGCCGCCGAGCGGACTCGTGAGCAGGCAACAGTCGTCGCCAAATCTGAATCCCTGCCAAACCACCGGGAACAACGGCAACTCGAATGCCATCGGATCAGCAGCCTCTGCTACGCTTCAGAGCAACGAAGCCGAAAGATTCTATCAAAATTTGAGCGTCTATAGAAACCATGATCCGTCGTCGAAGCAGCGATGCAGTCCATCACAACTATTGGATGAAAG AAATACTCTACAGTTGCAAAAGAGCTCGAGAGGTTCTCAGAGTTCTCTGAATCGTCCGAATACCTTTGAGACGGGTCAGCCGAGAGACAGGCCGATATCGGCTTACGCATCTCAAGCTCAGCAGCAGTCGTTTCTCGGTACGCAATCGCAGCAACAAGCCGGGGGCCCACCGCCGAGGTCGCAATCCTCTCGGGATATCATACGACAAGAAGCGAAACTCCAGGAAATGCAAGAGGAAGTGAGAAGACGGGAGTTACGCGGTGGCGTGTCGGTCTCGGCCTCGTCAACGGTACCGGCATCGGTGTCGGTATCGGTACCGGTATCGTCTCCGTCTTCGACATCGACGTCGACGTCTGCACCGACTCCTGTACCGGTTCCTGCGTCTGTTCCGGTGCCACTACCGGTACCGGTACCGGTACCAGGCACAATCGCTCAGTACCGACCTGCCGCCTACAACGTCAAATCCACCGTGACCGCTCAAGCGACCAACATGACGACGAGACCGATCAAATCGATCGGTTCCTCGCCGAATTTAGGAACGAATCCGTCGGTTGGAATGGCCCCGGCAATTATGTCACCGACAACCGGGCATGCCGCGAGGCAAAACGCCGGTTCAATTTACGGTTACATGGACTCGCAATACGGACAGTACGTCGCTCAGTACGGAAAGTCCCCGCCCGCGCATCAGCACCCGCACCAACATCCGTATCAGCATCAGCATCAGCATCAGCTTCAACATCAGCATCAACATCAGCACCAACATCAGTTTCAGCATCCGCATCAGCATCAGCATCAGCTTCAATCACAGCACCAGcaccaacaccaacaccaacaccaGCATCAACATCAAGGCACGCAGCAAACGAATATGGGTCACGTTCAGTATGGCACACCACCGTTCCGAGGGAAAACCGATTCGGTCCGTCTACAGGCGAACGGCGGAATGCCGTCGTTCGACTATGGAAAAGATTCGTCGAATAATCAAGAAACGAGCAGAGCTTACGCAGATCAGAATCGACATTTTATGGTCGGATCAcagtattatttaaatgacagCTCCGATCTACGAAACGATCAGTATTCCGGCGATAACGATATGCACAGATCGCAGACCGTGCCGGAAGGAAACAATTCCGTCCAAACCAACGAGGTTGTTCCGTTACGACCTGCTCTTCCGGAAGAAGGTTTCGGAGAGAgcccgccaccgccgccgccaaaCGCATCCACGCATCCACTTTACAACAAACAGTCGGATTCGAG GTACACAGCAAGTATGCAGGACCCGCCTCGAGGAGGATACTATCCTGCCAATGGAACCGCAGGAACTATGCTACAACCGCGACAGTACCAGTACAGCGCCACTAATCCTTGGCaacgggaagagagagagaag GAACAAGCGCGGAGAAGAGAAGCTGCGAGGCAATGGCGTGACCAGCAAATAGCAGAGTTGAGCGCGTTACCTCACAGAACTTCCCAACAGGAGGAACAACTTCGAGCTCTCCAATTGGAAAGAGACTTTCAGAAAAGAGCCGAGGAAGCTGCTAATCAGCAAGACGATGACGAAGAAAGCAACGATCTGGATGCCGAGAGTATACAGAGGGTTCAGGGTTTGCTTCGTGCGGCCAACATTCAAGACCGAAACAACCTGCAGGAACAACAAAGTCCTAATTCGTCTAAGGCGAACGTTCCCGTTCAGCCTGTTCGCGGGAATCACGGGCTTCAACCCTTGGGAACGCCGATGCATCCTGCGACCGCTATTTCTCCGCATCCCGCCGTGGCGCAGCAACCTTCTCAAAGCGTTTCAGGCATTTCTTCGCAGATGTCGCTGCAGGAGAATTCCGGCTTGCAATTTCCACAAAATCATCAACGCGAACAGACCAATCAATCGCAAAATCATCTCGCGCAGATGCCGATGTCTTCGTTGATCCATATGGCAGCTACTCACAAAACCAGTTCTCTCGCCGAAGACCGGGAATCGCAACGTAGACAGGACGAACTTAAACGAAAGCAAATCGAGTTCGACGAAACTCtgaaaaagaaggaagaagatGCTAAACAGCAACAGCAGCTTCAACAAATGCACCATCATCaccagcaacaacagcagcagcaacaacagcaacagcaacactCGCAGTCCCAACACAAAACCCAACAACAACCGTTGCATCCGAGTATATTGCGATTAGAGAATTTGGTTATCAACGGACCGAACGTATCGT CTAACCAAAATGGAAACAACGAAGCACCTTTGCCACCGGAACGAGGATCCAGTTACGCGATAATGTCGCAACAAGGTACTCTAAGATCGAACAACGTGAACGCGACGTCTATGATATCGTTGGCAACTCATATGCAACAGCCAACGTCCATTAAACGAGTATCGTTTCACGACTCGAACGCAAACATGGAAACATCGATGCAGCGAAACGTTTCGTCCGGAAATGTAATCGGTGCTGCTGCATCGACGACCATGGACATCATCGTGGAAGACCCAAAT AACTTTCTCAACGATGCAGAAAATTTATTGGCGTCTCCGAAGTCTTGCGAGGGATCTGGTGTTCCGCTTCCCGGCGGTACACCCGGTGTCATAGGCGCACAGGAAGTTTACAA GGATCCGAGGCAAAGGCGATTGGCGGAGAAACAAAAACAACAACAGAATTCCCAAGTCGGGCCTGTACCTGAAAAGCTCAGTTTTAAGGAAAAGATGAAAATGTTTGCGATGGAGACCGGAGAAGATGGAACTCCACGGGACAAAGTAAAAATATCGCGCGCTCAACGCGAAATCGATAACATAGGAAATTCTACTACTATGAACAGCAACAATAGCTGCAGCAATAGCAATGgtaacaataacaacaacaacggcAGCGGTAATCCTACTATCGTCAACAACAATAGAAATTAA